Proteins from a genomic interval of Pelagibaculum spongiae:
- a CDS encoding cytochrome b, which translates to MNGLMTWLNQRLPVTDKWNQHLAQYYAARNLNFWYFFGSLSLLVLVNQLLTGVWLTMFYDTGSPFASVEYIMRDVEFGWLIRYMHSTGASAFFLVVYLHMFRGLLYGSYQAPRELIWTFGMLIYLALMAEAFMGYLLPWGQMSYWGAQVIISLFGAIPVIGDDLTLWIRGDYVVSLATMSRFFALHVVALPLVLVVLVFLHLVALHEVGSNNPDGVDIKKHKDEKGVPLDGIAFHPYYTVKDIVGVVFFLILFCGVIFFAPEMGNYFLEAANFEQANPLKTPEHIAPVWYFTPFYAILRAVPDKLGGVILMFAAVGMLFALPWLDKSKVKSIRYRGWMFKLAVTLFTISFVVLGWLGLQAPTDAKTLLSQLCTFIYFAFFILMPFYTKWDKTKPVPERVTS; encoded by the coding sequence ATGAATGGTTTAATGACTTGGCTTAATCAGCGCCTGCCGGTGACTGATAAGTGGAATCAACATTTGGCGCAGTATTACGCCGCAAGAAACCTGAATTTTTGGTATTTCTTTGGTTCGTTGTCGCTGTTGGTTTTGGTTAACCAGCTGCTAACCGGCGTATGGCTGACCATGTTTTATGATACGGGCAGTCCATTTGCCTCGGTTGAATACATCATGCGTGATGTTGAGTTCGGTTGGTTGATTCGCTACATGCACTCTACGGGTGCTTCGGCATTCTTCTTAGTTGTGTATCTGCATATGTTCCGTGGCTTGTTGTATGGCTCTTACCAAGCGCCACGCGAATTAATTTGGACCTTCGGCATGCTGATTTATCTGGCATTGATGGCTGAAGCCTTTATGGGTTATTTGCTGCCATGGGGTCAGATGTCTTACTGGGGTGCGCAAGTAATTATTTCGCTGTTTGGTGCCATTCCAGTGATTGGTGATGACCTTACTTTATGGATTCGTGGTGATTACGTTGTCTCGTTAGCTACCATGAGCCGCTTCTTTGCGCTGCATGTAGTAGCTTTGCCTCTAGTGTTGGTTGTGTTGGTATTCTTGCATTTGGTTGCACTTCACGAAGTGGGTTCAAACAATCCTGATGGCGTTGATATCAAAAAGCATAAGGATGAAAAAGGTGTTCCCCTTGACGGAATCGCTTTCCATCCTTACTACACGGTTAAAGATATTGTTGGTGTAGTGTTCTTCCTGATTTTGTTTTGCGGTGTAATTTTCTTTGCGCCAGAAATGGGTAACTACTTCCTAGAAGCAGCTAACTTTGAGCAAGCAAATCCACTGAAGACACCAGAGCACATTGCGCCAGTTTGGTATTTTACGCCTTTCTACGCAATTTTGAGGGCGGTGCCAGATAAGCTGGGTGGCGTTATTCTAATGTTTGCTGCGGTAGGTATGTTGTTTGCCTTGCCATGGTTGGATAAGAGTAAGGTGAAGTCGATTCGCTATCGCGGTTGGATGTTTAAGTTGGCGGTGACTTTATTCACTATTAGCTTTGTAGTTTTAGGTTGGTTGGGTCTTCAAGCGCCAACGGACGCTAAGACGTTGTTATCGCAGCTTTGTACCTTTATCTACTTTGCGTTCTTTATTCTGATGCCGTTTTATACCAAGTGGGATAAAACCAAGCCTGTGCCAGAGAGAGTGACATCCTAA
- the rplM gene encoding 50S ribosomal protein L13, producing the protein MKTFTATPQTVKRDWYVVDAEGKTLGRMAAEIATRLRGKHKPEYTPHVDTGDYIIVINAEKVKVTGNKAQDKMYYHHTGFPGGLKTVNFAKLNQTFPERIIEKAVKGMLPRGPLGREMYRKLKVYAGAEHQHAAQQPQVLDI; encoded by the coding sequence ATGAAGACTTTTACAGCTACGCCGCAAACAGTCAAACGTGACTGGTATGTCGTAGACGCAGAGGGCAAGACTCTCGGTCGTATGGCGGCAGAAATTGCAACTCGTTTGCGCGGAAAACATAAGCCTGAGTACACTCCTCACGTTGATACTGGTGATTACATCATCGTTATCAATGCTGAGAAGGTTAAAGTTACTGGTAATAAGGCACAAGACAAAATGTACTATCACCACACTGGTTTTCCAGGTGGTTTGAAGACTGTCAACTTCGCTAAGCTGAATCAAACTTTCCCTGAGCGGATTATTGAGAAAGCGGTCAAGGGTATGTTGCCCCGCGGTCCTTTGGGTCGTGAAATGTATCGGAAGCTGAAAGTGTATGCGGGTGCCGAGCACCAGCACGCAGCCCAGCAACCTCAGGTACTGGACATTTAA
- a CDS encoding ClpXP protease specificity-enhancing factor, with product MMTPRRPYMLRAIYDWLLDNQCTPHLLVDAEQEGVVVPTQYVEGGQIVLNLAPTAVRGLELGDDEVGFSARFGGTPMQVRVPMSAVLAVYARENGQGMVFPEEYLQEGGEAEAEGLISEGELSVEKTETAPSASLSGLSSVKKAALEGVEAVESKSAVESVAKSTSQSSKAATAKPAEKKRPALRVVK from the coding sequence ATGATGACTCCCCGGCGTCCCTACATGCTACGTGCAATTTACGACTGGCTGCTCGATAACCAGTGTACGCCACACTTATTGGTGGATGCAGAGCAAGAAGGGGTGGTAGTACCAACTCAATACGTTGAAGGTGGGCAAATTGTTTTAAATTTGGCACCCACTGCAGTTCGCGGCCTTGAGTTGGGGGATGACGAGGTTGGTTTCTCAGCACGTTTTGGCGGTACGCCAATGCAGGTTCGAGTACCTATGTCTGCTGTTTTAGCGGTATATGCCCGCGAAAATGGGCAAGGTATGGTGTTTCCTGAAGAATATCTTCAGGAGGGTGGTGAGGCTGAAGCTGAAGGTTTGATTTCAGAAGGTGAATTATCAGTAGAAAAAACTGAGACGGCACCATCAGCATCTTTGTCTGGATTGTCTAGCGTAAAAAAAGCTGCTTTAGAAGGCGTTGAAGCGGTTGAAAGTAAATCGGCGGTTGAGTCGGTTGCTAAATCAACCAGTCAAAGTTCCAAGGCTGCAACGGCAAAACCTGCTGAAAAGAAACGCCCGGCATTGCGCGTAGTAAAATAA
- a CDS encoding YraN family protein, protein MSNSLIFNRILQWLEHFSSLRLWQKKERQAERFLIEQGLKLLGRNFHCKHGEIDLIMKDRQTLVFVEVRYRNNSRHGSPAASVSPSKQNKIRKSAQIYLQRYVHRNSMEPRCRFDVISLQPGKTNWLPGAF, encoded by the coding sequence TTGAGCAACTCTTTAATTTTCAATCGCATCCTACAATGGCTGGAGCATTTTTCCAGCCTGCGACTTTGGCAGAAAAAAGAACGCCAAGCAGAGCGATTTTTAATTGAGCAAGGCTTAAAACTACTGGGCAGAAATTTTCACTGCAAACACGGTGAAATCGACCTAATTATGAAAGATCGGCAAACCTTGGTGTTTGTCGAAGTCAGATATCGCAACAACAGCCGACACGGATCACCGGCTGCCAGCGTCTCACCAAGCAAGCAGAATAAGATTCGCAAAAGCGCACAAATCTACCTCCAGCGCTATGTTCATCGGAATAGCATGGAGCCACGATGCCGTTTTGATGTAATCTCCCTGCAACCTGGCAAGACCAACTGGCTGCCCGGAGCCTTTTAA
- a CDS encoding penicillin-binding protein activator yields the protein MKPVSHYLPASLLVASFLLAACSSTPPAKQISAPVERFDQHSLSVEQLLLQAEKSSGSRKARWLMEASERLKQQQQLPQALEIARQIKPQMLSQPYQNQSLLLIAQLELLQGDPSQIDIYLQLLTQPALLTEQRLMLMEIRALQAEASNNLLDSLQARINLGHQLINQQAKAENYQRLWQNLSKMEAAALDAFRFQPPPDEASGWIDLRLLSNNNAADPDQFQGAWSNWQASYPAHPAKDFTPESVGKLLQAMPFMPQQIAIILPASGRTEAASKAIMRGISTAWFEQSAEQRPTLKVYDTSKQDIGLVYQQAITDGAQAVIGPLTKERVSQLAQMDLQVPVLALNYLKETLGVEVVTLDNRNDSLDSQPSQQLFQFALSPEDDTREIAEQMHFDEIERVAVLTPASSWGDRLNRAFSQEWEKLDGEVASQFRFTTDDQLSKGIRKLLKVDSSEARIRRLKRVYGRQMESRPRRRQDIDAIFIASRPQQAKLLRPLFDYYYAADIPVYATSHVNSQYQATGDGDKDLNGIRLVDLPWKYQSSPLKPVAEIYQDPRYQNLYAFGFDAYNLISQLPRFVQLEGFCSNGQTGQLCMDQDQSIHRNLVWAKYRRGHSQLREKPVN from the coding sequence ATGAAACCAGTTAGCCATTATCTTCCAGCAAGCCTCCTCGTTGCCAGCTTTTTACTAGCTGCTTGTTCCAGCACACCCCCAGCAAAACAAATTAGCGCCCCGGTGGAGCGCTTTGACCAACACTCGCTTAGCGTTGAACAACTATTACTTCAAGCAGAAAAAAGTAGCGGCAGCCGCAAGGCTCGGTGGCTTATGGAAGCATCTGAACGGCTAAAGCAACAGCAACAATTACCCCAAGCACTGGAAATTGCACGGCAAATTAAGCCACAAATGCTTTCCCAGCCTTACCAAAATCAATCATTGCTATTGATTGCTCAACTGGAATTATTACAAGGTGATCCATCGCAAATTGATATTTACCTGCAACTGCTAACCCAACCAGCACTCCTTACCGAACAGCGGTTAATGCTGATGGAAATTCGCGCACTGCAAGCAGAAGCTTCTAATAATTTGCTCGACAGCCTACAAGCCCGAATTAATCTAGGTCATCAGTTAATCAACCAACAAGCTAAAGCAGAAAACTATCAAAGGCTGTGGCAAAATCTTTCTAAAATGGAAGCCGCTGCCTTAGATGCTTTTCGTTTTCAGCCGCCACCCGATGAAGCCAGTGGTTGGATAGATCTACGCTTACTATCCAACAACAATGCTGCAGATCCAGACCAATTCCAGGGCGCTTGGTCAAACTGGCAAGCCAGCTACCCAGCACATCCGGCAAAAGACTTCACCCCTGAAAGCGTCGGCAAGCTTCTACAAGCCATGCCATTTATGCCGCAACAAATTGCAATTATTTTACCTGCCAGCGGCCGAACCGAAGCTGCCAGCAAAGCAATTATGCGCGGCATCAGCACTGCCTGGTTTGAACAATCAGCAGAGCAAAGGCCGACACTAAAAGTTTATGACACCAGTAAGCAAGACATCGGCTTGGTTTACCAGCAGGCGATTACCGATGGCGCACAAGCAGTGATTGGCCCACTAACCAAAGAAAGAGTTAGCCAGCTGGCACAAATGGATCTTCAAGTACCAGTACTGGCACTTAACTACTTAAAAGAAACCCTCGGTGTAGAAGTAGTAACGCTTGATAACCGCAACGACTCGCTAGATAGCCAACCGAGCCAACAGCTATTCCAGTTCGCCCTATCACCGGAAGATGACACCCGGGAAATTGCCGAACAGATGCATTTTGATGAAATCGAGCGCGTCGCTGTACTGACACCCGCCAGTTCTTGGGGTGATCGTTTAAATCGTGCATTTAGTCAAGAATGGGAAAAATTGGACGGCGAAGTAGCCAGCCAGTTTCGCTTTACCACCGACGACCAACTATCTAAAGGCATTCGCAAACTGCTGAAAGTCGATAGCTCTGAAGCAAGAATTCGTCGCCTAAAACGAGTTTACGGCCGCCAAATGGAAAGCCGACCACGTCGCCGACAAGACATAGATGCTATCTTCATCGCATCACGCCCGCAGCAAGCAAAATTATTACGGCCATTATTTGATTACTATTACGCTGCCGACATACCGGTCTACGCAACTTCCCATGTAAATAGCCAATATCAAGCAACAGGTGATGGCGATAAAGACCTCAACGGAATCCGTTTGGTTGATCTGCCATGGAAGTATCAGTCCAGCCCACTAAAGCCAGTTGCAGAAATTTATCAGGACCCTCGCTATCAAAATCTGTATGCCTTCGGTTTTGACGCCTACAATCTGATTAGCCAACTGCCAAGGTTTGTTCAACTAGAAGGTTTTTGCAGTAACGGACAAACCGGGCAACTCTGCATGGACCAAGACCAGAGCATTCATCGAAATCTGGTTTGGGCAAAATATCGCAGGGGTCACAGCCAACTTCGAGAGAAACCAGTTAATTGA
- a CDS encoding phosphoheptose isomerase translates to MDLTERIRQSFSDSIQAKIVAADEISEPIAAAADLMVQCLIDGKKIVSCGNGGSTSNAQLFTAGLLNRFETERPSLPAMTLTSELATITAIGNDYGFSEIFAKQLRALGQEGDILLAISTSGDSANLVEVIEAAHEREMVVIALTGKTGGEMAERLSDNDVEIRVPCDSTPRIQEVHMLVIHSLCDLIDNCLFGFE, encoded by the coding sequence ATGGATTTAACCGAGCGCATTCGACAAAGCTTTAGCGATAGCATTCAGGCAAAAATTGTTGCCGCAGATGAAATTTCAGAACCTATCGCAGCCGCAGCAGACCTGATGGTTCAATGCCTTATCGACGGAAAAAAAATAGTTAGTTGCGGAAACGGCGGTTCAACCTCCAACGCCCAACTATTTACTGCCGGCCTATTAAACCGCTTTGAAACCGAGCGCCCCAGCTTGCCTGCGATGACACTAACTTCAGAGTTAGCCACCATCACCGCAATTGGCAATGATTATGGATTTAGCGAAATTTTTGCTAAGCAATTACGCGCGCTAGGCCAGGAAGGTGACATCTTACTCGCCATTAGCACTTCCGGTGATTCTGCCAATCTGGTTGAAGTCATCGAAGCTGCCCATGAACGTGAAATGGTGGTAATCGCTTTAACCGGAAAAACCGGCGGCGAAATGGCCGAGCGATTATCCGACAATGACGTTGAAATCAGAGTTCCTTGCGACAGCACACCAAGAATTCAAGAAGTCCACATGCTGGTCATCCACAGTTTGTGCGACCTGATTGACAACTGCTTATTTGGGTTTGAATAG
- the rsmH gene encoding 16S rRNA (cytosine(1402)-N(4))-methyltransferase RsmH: MESRQWRAARYESSVRHRGDSTLSNEQYSHKPVLFEACIDGLNIKPSGRYLDGTFGRGGHSRGILEKLDQDGELWVVDRDPEALAVADALAAEDSRVKVCRGSFADLAEMIDLDQYGASFDGVLFDFGVSSPQLDDARRGFSFLRDGPLDMRMDPTSGISAAEWLNTAAPADIAAIFHRYGEERYTRRIVDAIIEQREEEPLETTKQLAKLVDLAVPKRSRQIGKHPATRVFQATRIFINDELGAIETMLPATLKLLVPQGRLVIISFHSLEDRIIKRFIRDQERGKQLPRDLPVMHKDTEGTLKALGKAIKGSAEDALENSRARSAVLRIAERTGI; the protein is encoded by the coding sequence CTGGAAAGCCGCCAATGGCGAGCTGCCAGATATGAGTCAAGTGTCAGGCATCGAGGAGATTCCACTCTGAGTAATGAGCAGTACAGTCACAAGCCGGTACTTTTTGAGGCTTGCATTGACGGATTAAATATTAAACCTTCAGGTCGCTATCTCGATGGCACTTTTGGGCGAGGCGGCCACAGTCGCGGAATTCTAGAAAAGTTGGATCAAGATGGTGAGCTTTGGGTAGTCGATCGTGACCCAGAAGCTTTAGCAGTTGCCGACGCGCTAGCTGCAGAAGATTCTCGAGTAAAAGTCTGTCGCGGTAGTTTTGCTGATCTGGCAGAAATGATCGACCTCGATCAGTACGGTGCCAGCTTTGATGGGGTGCTGTTTGATTTTGGCGTTTCTTCTCCTCAGTTAGACGATGCACGTCGCGGATTCAGTTTTTTGCGCGATGGCCCGTTAGATATGCGGATGGATCCTACTAGTGGCATCAGTGCCGCAGAATGGTTGAATACTGCAGCTCCAGCCGATATTGCGGCAATTTTTCATCGTTATGGTGAGGAGCGTTATACCCGTCGTATTGTTGATGCAATTATTGAGCAGCGCGAAGAAGAGCCGCTTGAAACGACTAAACAGTTGGCAAAGCTAGTTGATTTAGCCGTGCCGAAAAGATCGCGACAAATTGGCAAACACCCTGCGACTCGGGTATTCCAGGCCACGCGAATTTTTATCAATGATGAATTGGGCGCAATCGAAACTATGTTGCCTGCGACTTTAAAGTTGCTGGTACCACAAGGACGGTTGGTGATTATTAGCTTCCATTCACTGGAAGACCGAATTATTAAGCGCTTTATTCGTGATCAGGAACGAGGCAAGCAGTTGCCGCGTGATTTGCCTGTGATGCATAAGGACACGGAAGGCACGCTTAAAGCACTTGGCAAGGCAATTAAAGGCAGCGCTGAAGATGCCTTGGAAAATAGCCGAGCACGAAGTGCTGTGCTGAGAATTGCGGAACGCACAGGAATTTAA
- the petA gene encoding ubiquinol-cytochrome c reductase iron-sulfur subunit, translated as MSADGIDTGRRRFLLAATSAVGGVGAVGVAVPFVSSWQPSARAQAAGAPVEVDVSKLNPGEQITVSWRGKPVWIVRRSPEMLDQLKELDGLLRDPASEVDSQQPLGGYATNAHRSINPEYLVLVGLCTHLGCVPLFKPEAGSVGDDWVGGFFCPCHGSKFDLAGRVFQGVPAPTNLVVPPYTFVSESVMVVGVDSGEAA; from the coding sequence ATGAGTGCTGACGGTATTGATACTGGACGCCGCCGTTTCTTGCTGGCTGCCACCAGTGCGGTGGGTGGTGTAGGTGCGGTAGGTGTAGCAGTACCTTTTGTTTCATCCTGGCAGCCTAGTGCCAGAGCTCAAGCGGCAGGCGCGCCGGTTGAGGTTGATGTGAGCAAACTTAATCCAGGTGAGCAAATCACGGTAAGCTGGCGAGGAAAGCCAGTTTGGATCGTCAGACGTTCCCCAGAAATGTTGGATCAGCTTAAAGAGCTGGATGGACTGTTGCGAGACCCTGCATCTGAAGTGGATAGTCAGCAGCCGCTTGGTGGTTACGCGACGAATGCGCATCGCTCGATCAATCCTGAGTATTTGGTTTTAGTCGGTTTATGCACCCATTTAGGTTGCGTGCCACTATTTAAGCCAGAAGCGGGAAGTGTCGGTGATGATTGGGTTGGAGGATTTTTCTGCCCTTGCCACGGATCGAAATTCGATTTGGCTGGTCGAGTATTCCAGGGGGTGCCTGCACCAACTAACTTGGTAGTTCCTCCTTATACATTTGTCAGTGAATCGGTCATGGTTGTTGGCGTTGATTCAGGGGAGGCTGCGTAA
- the sspA gene encoding stringent starvation protein SspA: protein MATVANKRSVMTLYSDPVDLYSHQVRIVLAEKGVSFEVVDVAPERAKDLLADINPYGILPTLVDRDLMLYDAAIIIEYLDERFPHPPLLPVYPVQRAQCRLMMHRVEQDLYSALARVQSGSKTDAARARKEIIDSLVAIAPIFGEKPFFMSDEFTLVDCYFAPLLWRLPSLGIELPATARDIHEYQKRLFDRESFKASLTDSEREMRS from the coding sequence ATGGCGACAGTAGCCAACAAGCGTTCTGTGATGACGTTGTATTCTGATCCGGTTGACTTGTATAGCCATCAGGTTCGAATCGTTTTGGCAGAAAAAGGCGTGAGTTTCGAAGTAGTTGATGTAGCACCAGAGCGTGCTAAAGATCTACTGGCAGATATTAATCCTTACGGCATTTTACCTACTTTGGTAGATCGGGATTTAATGCTGTATGACGCGGCGATTATCATTGAATATCTTGATGAGCGTTTCCCGCATCCACCATTGTTGCCTGTATATCCAGTTCAGCGTGCGCAGTGTCGTTTAATGATGCACCGTGTTGAGCAGGATCTTTATTCGGCACTGGCTCGTGTTCAAAGCGGTAGCAAGACTGATGCTGCTAGAGCGCGTAAGGAAATCATTGATAGCTTGGTAGCTATCGCTCCGATTTTCGGTGAAAAGCCATTCTTCATGAGTGACGAATTTACTTTGGTTGATTGCTATTTTGCACCGCTATTGTGGCGTTTACCTTCTCTGGGTATTGAATTGCCAGCCACGGCGCGTGATATTCATGAATACCAGAAACGTTTGTTTGATCGTGAATCTTTCAAGGCAAGCTTGACTGATTCTGAGCGAGAAATGCGGAGCTAA
- the ftsL gene encoding cell division protein FtsL, with translation MAALGRQWLLVSIALWLLVIGSAVAVVNVTHLNRQTFARWQKLQVEKQQLEVRWQQLLLEESTWATHSRVAQVAQKKLGMELPKAADVIVVRP, from the coding sequence ATGGCTGCGCTTGGCAGGCAGTGGTTACTGGTCAGCATCGCGCTTTGGTTATTGGTGATAGGTTCAGCCGTTGCAGTCGTCAATGTAACGCACTTGAATCGACAAACCTTTGCCCGGTGGCAAAAGTTGCAAGTTGAAAAACAGCAACTGGAAGTTCGCTGGCAGCAATTGTTATTAGAAGAAAGTACCTGGGCAACACATAGTCGTGTTGCCCAGGTAGCGCAAAAAAAACTGGGCATGGAATTGCCCAAGGCAGCAGACGTGATAGTGGTGAGGCCATGA
- the mraZ gene encoding division/cell wall cluster transcriptional repressor MraZ, whose product MLLGTSFVNLDSKGRMALPSRYRTLLSETLDLDDGDSIQLVLVPDLESACLSIYPLNQWQLILKKIDGLANTSGNKQFKRWLLGNAEVVEADRNGRILIPPRLREIAKLERALALVGQSTKFEVWDDQRWKAANGELPDMSQVSGIEEIPL is encoded by the coding sequence GTGTTACTCGGAACCAGTTTTGTCAATTTAGATAGCAAAGGACGAATGGCTTTGCCCAGTCGTTATCGCACCTTGCTGTCTGAAACACTGGATCTGGATGACGGAGATTCGATTCAACTGGTTTTGGTACCTGACTTGGAATCTGCCTGTTTGTCTATCTATCCATTGAATCAATGGCAGCTAATCCTGAAAAAAATCGATGGCTTGGCCAATACCAGTGGCAATAAACAGTTTAAGCGCTGGTTGTTGGGTAACGCCGAAGTGGTGGAAGCGGATCGCAATGGTCGAATTCTAATTCCGCCACGTTTAAGAGAAATTGCCAAGCTGGAGCGTGCTCTCGCTTTAGTCGGACAAAGTACCAAGTTTGAAGTCTGGGACGACCAACGCTGGAAAGCCGCCAATGGCGAGCTGCCAGATATGAGTCAAGTGTCAGGCATCGAGGAGATTCCACTCTGA
- a CDS encoding cytochrome c1, translating to MKKLLISFLMFLLPSLSMAAGGGYPLDSVDLDLTDKAALQRGAKLFVGSCMGCHSAKYQRWNRMGKDLGISDQQLLDNFIFDGSKVGDHMTSSIDPVDAATWFGASPPDLTLVSRVRGNDWLYTYMRSFYKDESRPWGVNNAVFPDVGMPHILQGLQGLADPVWRTEKVGDKEIKVLDRLQMTQPGSMSVAEYDATVKDLVTFLSYIGEPVQLERQRLGVWVILFLMVLLAFSYLLKKEFWRDVH from the coding sequence ATGAAAAAGTTGCTTATTTCCTTTTTGATGTTTCTTTTGCCGAGCTTGTCAATGGCAGCTGGTGGTGGCTACCCACTAGATAGTGTTGATCTTGATCTGACTGACAAGGCTGCGTTGCAGCGGGGTGCCAAGCTGTTTGTTGGCTCTTGCATGGGTTGTCACTCAGCTAAATATCAGCGTTGGAATCGTATGGGTAAGGATCTGGGGATTAGTGACCAGCAATTGCTGGATAACTTTATCTTTGATGGATCTAAAGTCGGTGACCATATGACCAGTTCAATCGATCCGGTTGATGCGGCAACATGGTTCGGCGCATCGCCTCCTGATTTAACCTTGGTTTCTCGTGTTCGTGGTAATGATTGGTTATACACCTACATGCGTAGCTTCTATAAGGATGAGTCTCGCCCTTGGGGTGTTAACAATGCAGTCTTCCCGGATGTGGGTATGCCTCACATTTTGCAAGGCTTGCAAGGTTTGGCGGATCCGGTATGGCGCACTGAAAAAGTGGGCGATAAAGAAATAAAAGTTCTAGATCGTCTGCAAATGACCCAGCCTGGTTCGATGTCTGTTGCAGAATATGATGCAACGGTTAAAGACCTCGTAACTTTCCTGAGTTATATTGGAGAGCCAGTTCAGCTGGAGCGTCAGCGGCTGGGTGTATGGGTTATTTTGTTCCTGATGGTGTTATTGGCGTTCTCTTACCTGTTGAAGAAAGAGTTCTGGCGAGACGTGCACTAA
- the rsmI gene encoding 16S rRNA (cytidine(1402)-2'-O)-methyltransferase, translating into MDEKTNITPATLYIVATPIGNLQDISARALAVLAQVDGVAAEDTRHTRKLLDFFGIKQSLVSLHDYNEQARSVELVKRLANGESLALVSDAGTPLISDPGYRLVSEVRKAGFAVSPVPGACALVAALSASGLPSDRFAFEGFLPAKSSGRKQKLEAIAADTRTLIFYESCHRIESSLQDMQQALGDRQVVLGREITKRFETFLEGSFSELLVRLAEDSDQKRGEFVVLVRGADEDITKLVSLDAEKVLKLLLPELPPKKAVKIAAELTGEAKNVLYQMALDMKDQ; encoded by the coding sequence ATGGATGAAAAAACAAATATTACACCTGCAACGCTTTATATCGTTGCAACGCCGATTGGCAACTTACAAGACATCTCTGCGCGGGCTCTGGCCGTTTTGGCTCAGGTCGATGGTGTTGCTGCAGAAGATACCCGTCATACCAGAAAATTGTTAGATTTTTTTGGTATCAAGCAGTCTTTGGTGTCACTGCATGACTATAACGAACAGGCGCGTTCTGTTGAATTAGTAAAGCGACTGGCCAATGGCGAGTCTTTGGCGCTAGTTTCCGATGCCGGTACACCGCTAATTAGTGATCCGGGTTATCGGTTGGTCAGTGAAGTGCGAAAAGCGGGTTTTGCTGTCAGTCCGGTGCCGGGGGCTTGTGCTTTAGTTGCTGCGCTGTCTGCTTCTGGTTTGCCGAGTGACCGCTTTGCCTTCGAAGGTTTTTTGCCAGCGAAATCATCGGGACGAAAGCAAAAGCTGGAAGCGATCGCAGCAGATACTCGAACCCTGATTTTTTATGAATCTTGTCACCGTATTGAATCTTCTTTGCAAGATATGCAACAAGCGCTGGGTGATCGGCAGGTTGTGTTAGGTCGTGAAATTACCAAGCGATTCGAAACCTTTTTAGAAGGATCTTTTTCTGAGTTATTGGTGCGACTTGCTGAAGATTCGGATCAAAAGCGCGGTGAGTTTGTGGTGTTGGTGCGTGGTGCCGACGAAGATATCACTAAGCTGGTATCGCTTGATGCAGAAAAAGTACTCAAGTTGTTATTGCCTGAGTTACCACCGAAAAAAGCGGTGAAAATTGCTGCTGAGTTAACCGGCGAGGCGAAGAACGTGCTTTATCAAATGGCGCTGGATATGAAAGATCAGTAG
- the rpsI gene encoding 30S ribosomal protein S9 encodes MMANFDYGTGRRKSSTARVFMRPGSGNITINGRSIDVYFGRETSRMVVRQPLELVEMTDRFDLAITVKGGGISGQAGAIRHGITRALMEYDETLRGALRQAGYVTRDSREVERKKVGLHKARKRPQFSKR; translated from the coding sequence ATGATGGCAAACTTTGATTACGGTACTGGTCGTCGCAAGAGCTCTACAGCTCGTGTATTTATGCGTCCAGGCAGCGGCAACATTACGATTAATGGCCGTTCGATAGATGTATATTTTGGTCGTGAAACTTCTCGCATGGTTGTTCGTCAGCCATTAGAGTTAGTTGAAATGACTGATCGTTTTGACTTGGCAATCACTGTTAAAGGTGGTGGTATTTCTGGTCAAGCGGGCGCAATCCGCCACGGTATTACTCGTGCGTTGATGGAGTATGACGAAACTTTGCGTGGCGCACTGCGTCAAGCTGGTTACGTTACTCGTGACTCGCGTGAAGTTGAGCGGAAGAAAGTGGGTCTGCATAAAGCGCGTAAGCGTCCGCAGTTCTCCAAGCGTTAA